The Candidatus Latescibacter sp. genome contains the following window.
GGGGGGATGCCAAAGGCAGGGGGGATTTCTTCTTCCCAGCGAATAAAGATCCCCCCGCCGCTTGAGCGGCGACCCCCTTTTTAAGGGGGTTAAAAAAAGAAACTCCAGCACTAGACATTATCTGATTGACATTACACTAGAATAGGATAGATCCTGAAACGAGTTCAGGATGACACGTGTCATGCCGAACTTGTTTCGGCATCTCAAATACCTGTGAATTTTTCTTTCATTCCGAGGAATTATGCCCATGATTATGCGATTATTTTTCATGTCGGCGGCGGCGCTCTTATTCTCTTTTTATGCATTCAGCGCGGAGCCGAAAGACAAAACTCCCGACAGGATCGATTTCACTCTTTCGGACACGTTCGAATCGGGTGAGATAAACGCCTGGGAGAGCTACCCGATTGCGGAGGATCCCGGATTCGATCCCGAAATCTGCTGTGTTCAGGAACCGACCTGGAAGGGGAGCGCTTACTCGCTCGCCAAGGTCATAAAACCCAACGACACCGATTACCCCCGTGATGAAAACCTGGTCGGTATGACCAAGAAAACCCGCCTGTGGACCGGTCCGCAAACCGAGCTTACCGTCGCGGCCTTCCTGGACGGTGACCGTAAAGCGAAAGAGCTCCGGATTATTCTCTATTCATCGGATGGCCGGCGCTTTGTGTGGTCGCAGGCGGCCCCGGCCGCCAATACCTGGATTCCACTTCGCCTCCAAATGACCAATTTCAGCGCGGGGAATGAAAAACTCACCACAGGCAGGCTCATCGAGGCGGTGACTGTGGTGGCCTCTTACGGTCCGGTCAATCCCCACCGAAGCTACACGCTCTGCATAGACGATTTCGTTTTGACCGGGCAGATTTCACGCCGGTTCGTTGCGAAAGAGCCATCCTCCACCTATCTTGACAAATTTTTCTTTACCTTTCTTAACCGCCACTTTTACCGTGGAGAGGCCCTTTCCCTGAATGTGCAGCCCGAAGAGGGAAACAGGCCGCTGACCCTGGAGTCGGTGAATGCCACTGTCTATGATTCCCACCAAAATGCCAAGGCTAAAAATGTTCCGCTGGAAAGCGCCGGGGGCGGCGTCTGGGGCAGCGCATCGCTCTGCCGCATCGGGGAAAACGATCCCGCCGGGCGCTGGAAAATCGAGATGAACGGTGTAGGAACCGGAGGAGAGTTCGTGCATGACGAGCTGTATTTCATCGTGCCGGAAAAGCGGTTTACTCCGCAGGAGCATCCACGGCTGTTCTTTTCCGCTTCGGAGCTGAAGGTGTTGAAAGCGGACAAGGACCCAAAACGGGCGAAAATTCTGGAGGCGGCGCTTGCCTCCGCCCGGAACTCGGTTGCCCGGGGCAGCATCGATGATATTGTCGAGGCGAAAAATCCTAACTTGGAATTCCTTGATGGCGGTCCCTTTTCTCCCGCCTGGGACTATTACCGTTTGTGGTCGAGGCCGGGAGGCATCGTGCGTGATGTGGCCGCCTCCGGCGCGTTCCTCTATGCATTGACCGGCGATGTGGAATCCGGGCGGAAGGCGAAGGAATTCATGCTGCAGTTTGCCGATTTCAATGCCTGGATGCATCCCTGGTTCACCAGCCACCACATGTACGGCTACTACCCGGTGGGGCTGTGGTGTTACGGCATGGCGATCGGTTACGATCTCCTCTATCCGCTGTTCACCCCCCAGGAGCGCGTCAAAATCCGCCTGGCCATGATGGAGAAAGCCATAATCCCTCACTACCGGGATCATGTGCTGCTTAACCGTAAACCCTCAAATATCACCAACCACATCGGTATGAATACCACCGGGATCATCCTCGGAACCCTGGCGCTTCTGGGCGAAGATCCGGAAAATCCTGACATGGAGCCCTATCTCTCGGGATTCCTGGCCAAATACAAGGCGCATATCGATGCCGCATACCGTCCCGATGGAAGCTACGCCGAGCCGGAAGGATATGCCGGAACCGATTCGGAGGACCTGGTGAAATGCCTGGATGCGCTGGAAAGAATCCTGGGCATCGACTGGACGACCACTACTAATGTCAAGAACGTTTATCTGTACGCGGTTTTCCTTGGAACAGCAAACGGCCGCAACTGTCCGGCTTTCGGCGACGGCGGCCGAGACTGGGGTTTCGCGCTCCGGAACCTTTACCTCTGGCTGGCGCACCGCACAAAAGACCACATTGCCATCGAGCGTTACACCTGGCTGACAGAGTCAGGGACTTTTTCGCCGAACTATACTTTCTTTGATTTCCTTTGGTATCCTGACCCGACCTTCCCACGAGCGTATTTTGACTCAATGGTTTTCCCTTTCTCGCACTGGTTCTGGTCAAAGGGAAATGTCGTATTCCGTTCGGGCATGGATCAGGATGCGCTCATTTTCGCCATGAAATGCGGCCCGCATTCAAACCATTATCATCTCGATCAGGGTACGTTCTGGCTGCTGTATAATAACGAAACCCTCCTCAGCGAGGCGGGATATGTGAATTACTACACCAATCTCTATTACCGTTCGTTCTATATCCAGCCGATTGCTCACAACACCCTTCTTCTCAATCAATACCCGGAATCGCAGAGGATCGCCGATCTGGACGATGAAGTCCATGCCAGGAACGAATTCCCCCGAATAACATCTTGTTTCATCGGTGGGATCAATGATGTGGAGGGCGAGCTTTCATGCGTATACAAGGGAAGGCTCTCGAAGTATACCCGTTCTTTCGTGTATATGGGAAGATACCTTGTGATGTATGATGATGCTGCATCCTTTAACCCGGAGCGGTTTACCTGGGTATTCAACGCCGAGGGGAAGGATACGTTCAAAGGGAGCGGTTCGACAGTGCAGATCGTCCGTCCGAAAGCCGGGCTTCGAATGGAGATTCTTACTCCCGAAAAACTGACACGTACTATCAAACCGCACCCCGACCGCGACGGCTCCCTTATCATGCTCACCACACCGGAGCCATCGAAAGCGGAAAAATTCCTTGCCGTCCTCATTCCTTCACGCGAGGATAACCGGGTTGAACATGCGGCGTGGAAAATCTCCCGGATAAACTGGGACGGCTGGACAGGGGTTGTAGTAAACAGGGACTCGACCATAGAACAGGTGTTGTTTCGGACAGCTCCGGGCAATGGTATCATTTCAGCGGTCGAATGGGAAACGGACGGGGATCGCATGGCGATCTCATCCGATATTAAAAGAGGTGTGTATAGCCTGTATATCAGAGAAGCGACATTGCTGAAGAAAGCTGGAGAAGCTGGTGAAACGATAATGCGTTCAAAAGAAAGAGTGTCCATTAACCTTGGTTATATCAACAGGGAGCGTAACTTTATTTTCGGCTCTGCCGATTCTAAAACAGCTTCTACCCTTTCTCTGAAGGTGGGTTGGAAACCGCAAAAAATTCTTTTGAACGATGCAGTGTCGAAATTCGAGTATGATAGCAAAACTGGTATGGCAGCTTTCAACCTTAAGGCTGGAACGAATGGGTTTTGGATTCAGCAGTGAAAAATTGCACTAAGGAGCAAGCCATGCGGAAAATCAATCTTTTCATATTCCTGATCTGTATTTTTTTCATCATTCCCGCTCTCTCATCGGGACAATCTTCCGTTAAACTTCCTGAGGTTTCCCTGGTTGAAAAACCTTCTCTCTCCTCTTTCGAAGCTATCCCGGAAAAGCTTGCACGGGTGCAGCCGCCGGTTCCGGAGGGCTGGAGAGAAGTGCCTTTTGAGGAAACCGCTCCCGATCCTGTCCTCACTCCCCAGGAGAAAAAACAGGGCTTCATGCTGTTTCAGCGCTTATATATGGAACCGGTGTATGCCAACACCAAGCCGCTTGCCGGGGAACGACTCCGCTCTCTCGTCGCATTCGCCGCTCCCGGCGAATTCGAGCCGCTCACCCTGGGGGTCTACCCTGTACGTCCGCTGAAAAATCTCCGGATCATCGTGTCACCTCTCAAAAGCGCCTCCGCCGAAATTCCCGCGTCCGCAGTGGAAACGCGCCTGGTCACCTGCTGGAACATCCGCTATCCCGGCTACAGCTCGACCGACACCTGGCGTCATACTCCCGAGCTTCTTGAGAAGGTGACCGAGCACTCCTCCCCGTCAGGGGAGTGCCAGCGCTGGTGGTTGAAAATTCATGTGCCGGAGAACGCCCGCCCCGGCCTCTACCGCGGGACAGTCACCGTGTTCGATGACGGCTGTGAGAAAGCGGTCGCGGTACCGCTCCTTCTCCGTGTGCTGGGGTTCAAGCTGGAGAAAGACCCGAACAAGCATTTCACTGCCTATTACTATGATATGTACAGCGTGGTCCCGAATTCACGGTCGAAGGACAACCCGGAATGGCTGGAAAAGGCTATGGCGAATGAGTATCGCACCATGGTCGAGTACGGGTTCGATATGCTCCCGACCGGCTACCTGCGCGCCGATGAGAACGGGCGCGCCATCCTGCGCCATCCCGAAATGATCGGTCAGATGATGCAGGCCGGCATGAAAGGACCCTATCCGGTCACCGCTGACGCCGTGGTGAAGCAGCTCTACAATAAAATGTCCGACGGCACTGTGGGGGCGCACTGGGCTATCAGCAAGATGCCCCCGGATGAATTCTATACCCGGTTGACCGAAGTGGTAAAGGCTTTCGAGAAAGAACGAAAGGCCAATGGCTGGCCGGAGTTCATCTACTGCCCGGTCGACGAGGTGCATGTCAGCGCCAGAACGTTCGGCATGAAGGTATACGCCGCCATGAAAGCCGCCGGTGTCCGCACCTACATCACCAAGGATCCCAAATCTCCGGATGCTGCCGATTACGCCCCCTCTGTAGACATCTGGTGTTCGCAGCCCTATTCGACACCTTACGAGAAGGTGGTCTCTTCGCAGAAGTACGAGTACTGGTGCTATCCGAACCATGTGGCCGGGGAGGTCAAGAATCCACGAGTCATGTGCCGCGGCGGGCGGATGACCTACGGTTACGGTTTCTGGCGGAGCGGTTATTCAACCCTCATTCCCTGGCACTGGCGGTGGCAGTCCGGCCCCGACCCGTTCGATTACCTCAAGGGAAACACCACCTCCGGCTGCGGCCAGCGGATCGACGATGACGGCACAGTCATTCCAACCGCCTACTGGGAATGCTTCCGCGAGGGGTACGATGACGCCCGGTATATCTACACTCTTGAGAATACAATTGTCCGGCGGGAAGGATCAACCGATCCCGCCTGCCGTAAGCTGACTTTAGAGGGGCGGAAACTCCTTCAGGGAATCTGGTCTTCCATCCGGGTGCAGGAAAAATACATGGATGACGGTCTCTGGGCTTCCGGCGATTTTGACGCCTGGCGCTGGCGCATGGCGGCGCTTACAGAAAAGCTGAACGCTTTCCCCGCGCTGAACCGGAACCAGGCCCCTTCCGTGCTGGTGGGCGACACGAAAGCCGGGGCAGAGGAAGCCGCCCCCGTTTCTTCTCCGGGAACTACGGGGGAAAAGGATGAGATACTCGATCTCGGCGATAATAACTTTGCCCGCTGGAAAAGCGGCACCACGGAAGGAAAAACCGCGGTGACTGACAAAGAAAGCCGCCACGGCGGCAAGTGCCTGAAATACGAGGTACTGGTTGATCACAATGTGGATGGCGGCGAGGGCGGGAAATACCCGGTCGGATGGCCGCGCCTGGTCATGGAGTTCTCTGAGGGTGAGCTTGACCTGACCCGGTATGACTACCTGTCCTTCTGGCTCAAAGTCGATTCAAACCGTGACGAGGTGGCCGATGACAGTACTCCGTTCTCCATAAACCTTCGCTCGTATCCGAGGGGCGGAAGCGCAGACATGCGGATGGACATCGGCGACCATCAGCGGGAATGGATTCCATTCCGCATACCCGTAACAGACCTGATCGGGAAATCCCCCTCGAACTCTTCGCCCTGGAAGTCGCTCCGAACGCTCCAGTTCGGAATCTCGGAGGCCAATTATACTCACGGCGCCCGGCTGGTGTTTTATCTGGATGAAATCTCCCTGGTCAAGCTGAAGACGCCCCGGATTCGCGCAGTCTCTGCTCCCCTCCATATCTGGGCGAACCGGCCCTCCCTGCCCGTTTCCTTCGATTTGCTGGGAATGGCCGGGGTGCAGCCGGGAAGCTACACCCTCCGGGTATCGCTGCTCGACAGCCGCGATAAGCCGGTCGCCTCTTCCGTGCAAGACCTTGAAAAGCCGAATCGGATAACCCTTGAGGCAGGCGCGCTCTCGCCGGGAAATTACCAGCTTCGCCTGGAAATCCGGGATAAAAGCGGGAAAGTGTGCTCTTCTCTGATACGAAATGTTTTGGGACTGGATGGGCCTGAGAGTGTTAATAATTAAGCAGAAAATGTGAAAAAGGCGCTTCAATTCGCGAAGCGCCGTTTTTAAAGATACTTTTGAAATACGGTTTCTCGCTAAGTCCTGGACGAAAAAGGTTCAGGATCTATCTGTCGTCTGTATTCTTTTTTCATTGACTTTGCGTAGAGATTATAGCGCCGTTTTCCCCCTCTTTTCCTTTACTTTGTTCACACCGAAGAAAATGAAGAACACCACCGTGGCGACCATGATGATGGATGCTCCGGAGGTGATATTGAACGCATAGGAAATCCACAATCCCGAAAAGGTGAACAATGCGCTGGCGATGAAAGAATACACCATCATACCCCCTAGCGAGCGTGAAAAGGTTTCGGCGATATAGGTCGGAATGGTGAGCAGGGCGATGACCAGTATCAGCCCGACAACCCGTATGGTCATGACCACGGTGAGGGCGGATATGGAGAGGAGAATGAAGTAGAGAAGCCTGACTTTCACCCCACGGAGGGCGGCATATTCCGCATCGTAGGAAAGCGCCAGGAAATCCTTGTAGAGTATGATAACGCCGAGGATGATTACCATGTCCAGCGCCAGGGCGAACCAGAGGTCGGCATGGGGAACCGTCAGGATGCTCCCGAACAGGTAGCTCATGAGATCGACGCTATACCCCGGGGAGAGGTCGATGCAGATGATGCCGAACGCCATTCCTGCCGCCCAGAGCGCCCCGATGATGCTGTCCGTACGGTATTTGCTCGTGAGGGTGAGCACCCCGATGATGAGGGCGATGAAGAGGGAAAAAAGCCCGGCCCCGAGGAGAGGGGGAATCCCGAGAAGAAACGCCAGTCCGATTCCGCCGTAGGCAGAGTGAGCAATCCCGCCGGAGATGAAAACCATGCGGTTAACCACCACAAGCGAGCCGATTACTCCGCAGGCCAGGCTGACGAGAACTCCGGCGATCAGGGCGTTTTGCATGAAATCATAGTGGAGAGCTTCTATCATGGAGTGTATTCCTCGCCGGAACGGTGAAGCTGCCTGTCTGCCTGTTCGCCGAGCAGCTCCACCGGACAGAAGTGTTCGAGGGATATTCCCGTCAGTTTGCCGAGCATTTCGGAGGACATAATCGGGGCATTGTGGACAAAAAGAGTGGTATTCACATGTGCCACCGATTTGGCAATCCCCAGGAGGATGTTCAGATCATGGCTGACTACCAGGATGGTCATGTTCTCGTTCAGTTTTTTCAGGATATCGTAGATCTTCTGCTGTCCTTCGATATCGATGCTGGCAGTTGGCTCGTCCAGAAGCAGAATATCCGGCTCCGAAGCAAGAGTCCGTGCGATGAAAACACGCTGGCGCTGTCCGCCGGAAAGGGAGCCGATTCTGCGGCTGCGGAATGCTCCCATATCCACCGTTTCCAGGGCATGCTGCGCTATCTCACGGTCGGTTTTCGTATAGCGCCAGAGCTTTTTAGGGTGCCCCAGCCTGCCCATCAGAGCTGCATCAATGACGGTTATGGGGAAATCACGGTTGTACGAGGTGTCCTGGGTAACATATCCCAGCCTATGGACGATTGCCGCTTCGCGGGAACGATGAAACCGTTTCGCGGGATCTTCCCCGAAAACCCGGACGGTTCCTTTCTTCGGTTGCAGCATGCCGAGAATAAGTTTCAAAAGGGTGGTTTTTCCGCCGCCGTTCGGTCCGATTACAGCCAGAAAATCATTCCGTTCCACTTTGAAGGTAATATCCTTCAGCACAGTTGCTGCTTCGCAGGAACGAAAAACCGTTTCCCCATTATAGGAAAACCAGACATTCTTCAATTCTATAACGGGTATCGAATTCATCATCACCTCAAAGCGGCTTTGAATTCTTCCGCTGCAGTCCTTAAATTTTTCGCCCAATTCTCCGCCATGGGATCTGCATACACCAGTCGGCCGTGAATTGCGTCTGCAATTGTCCGGGCGCTCCGGGCGGAAAATTGCGGCTGTACAAAGATAACAGTGATTTTCTGCTCGCGGGCGAGTTTTATCAATTTCATAAGCTCTGAGGGTTTCGGCTCCTTTCCAGCAATCTCTATGGGAATTTCCTTGAGACCGTAAGCCTGCGCAAAATATGCCCAGGCCGGATGAAACACCATAAATTTCCCATTTTCCCCCCTTAATAAGGGGGGTAGGGGGGATTTTGCCTGCTGACGGCCGTAAAAGAGCTTTTTCAAATCGGCGTCGAGGGAATCGATTTCAGCATTGAATCGGGTGAGATTCGCCCGGTATTCTTCAATGTGCGCCGGGTCGATTTTAGCAAGACCGTCGAAAATGGACTGAGCCTGAATTTTTACTAGAGGGGGGGAAAGCCAGATATGAATATCCATTCCGCTTTCGGGAGTTTCAGCGCGCACAAGTTCATGATATTCTTCCTGCGCCAGGGGAATCCTCGGAACATTTTCTTCGGTGTGTACGATGAGCAGCCGCGGATTGGTGGACTTGAAGCGGGGAAGCCAGGCATATTCGAAAGGAGCGCCGATGGCAAAATATACCCTCGCCCTGGAAAGCGCCAGAACCTCACGGGGTTTAGGTTCGTAGGTGTGAGGTTCCACTCCCGGCGGAACCATGACCGTTACCGCCACATGGGCGCCGCCGATTTTTTCCACAAAGTACTTCTGGGGTGCGATGCTTACCGCTGCCTGGACGGGAGCTTCCGCGCACCATGAGGGAAGACCGTTCAAGATGCTCACTGCGGAGAAAAGGAGTATTCCCGCAATATACCGCGTCAAGGTCATTCGGAATCCTCCGTCCGGCATTCCCGGCAGATGCCGGAGAGGGTGATGGAAATGTCGGTGATCTCGCAATCCCGGGCAAACCGTGTCATGGAAGAGGCGCTGGCATGATCAAGAAACTCCAGACAGGAAATCTTCCGGCATCTCAGACATTTGAAATGCGGATGCACCGGGTTGTGCAGGCAGGCGATTTCATAATAGAGCGTTCCGGTGTCGTCGGTGATCTCACGGATAAGACCTTTTTCACGGAAGGAGTTCAGCGTCCGATAAACGGTGGCCAGATCCATCCGGAGCGCCGATGAAACGCGTCCATGCAGCTCTGAGGCATTCACCGGGGTGCTGCTGGCGAGGATGCTCTGAAGAATCGCCAGTTTTCGCTCGGTGATCCGGATATGCCGGCTTTTCAGGAGTTCTTTACTATCGCAGTGTCTCATGATTGTAGTATATTACAGATGCAAATGATTTGCAAGAAGAAATGACTGTATCGAATAATATAGGTGACGACATATTTTATTGCGTTTCTTTTCAAAATAGATGCCGAAACGGTTGCTAAAAGATGCGCTGCGCTTTCATCGTTCCCGCGAAGCGGAAACAAGTTCGGCATGACACGTGCACTTCGACAAGCTCAGTGCTCGGTCAGAGGACTCTGAGCCTGTCGAAGAGTCCACTGCATCCTGAACTCGTTTCAGGATCTAAACACTCAAAACATGCGCAATTATTTATGTCGTCATGTATAATTAATAAAGTTTGCATTTTTTGCAGGGAATAATATTTTCCCGGAAAAAAAACATTCCTTTACACGCTGCTTCCGAAAAGTTTTATTATACGCATCAATGGAACAGCAAAATCAGGGGCCAACTCCACAAGGGAAAGGGTATGAAAAATGAAAATGAAAAAGGTTTTCCGGAGATTTCTTATCGCAGCCTTTATTCTGGGCGGTATTATGGGAGCCGTTTTTGCGCTCGCTGCCAGTGAATCCGGAAATATCAAAAACCCGGAAATGGTGAAAGAGGTTGCTTCCGGGAAACAGACCACCGCCAATGCGGCATGGTGGGGTTTTAATGATACTGATGCCACCGAGGCGCTCCAGTCAGCCATCAATTCCGGGGCGAAAAAAGTGATCGTTCCCAACATGGGTAAAGACTGGATGGTCAGGCCGATCAAGCTCGTCTCCAACCAGGAAATTGAATTTCATAAGGGTGTGGTGGTCACTGCCAAAAAAGGGGAGTTCAAAGGCGGTAACGACTGTCTTTTCCGGGCTGATAATCTTAAAAATATCACTTTGACCGGCTATGGCGCCATCCTGCGGATGCAAAAGGATGATTACATGAAGTCACCCTATCAGAAAGCGGAATGGCGGATGGTTCTGGAGTTCAGCAGTTGTGATAATATCAAAATCCTTGGATTGACCCTGAAGGACAGCGGCGGAGACGGTATTTACCTGGGAGTCGCCAATAAGGAAAAGCCTTACTGCAGCAATGTGCTCATCAAAGATGTGGTTTGCGATAATAACTACCGTCAGGGAATTAGTGTGATCAGCGCCAAAAATATGACCATAGAAAACTGTACTTTTAAAAACACCTGGGGAACCGCGCCTGAAGCAGGCATCGATCTGGAACCGAATTTTAACACTGAGGCGCTGTCTAACTGCCTTATAAAGAATTGTGTCTTCGAGAACAACAAGGGCGCAGGCATCGCTTTCTGGCTGTCTTCTCTTTCCCGGAAATCCGACCCTCTGTCGGTAAAATTTGAGAACTGCCGGATTACTTCGGAGAAAGGCGGAGGTATTTTTGTGGGTGGAATAAAAGAAGACGGCCCGCTTGGTTTGATCGAGTTTAACGGATGCAAGGTTGAAAATACCGCCTCTTACGGCGCGCAATTTTATGGAAAAGCCGCGGACCGGGCGCTGATACGGCTGCGGGACTGTTCCTGGAAAAATGTCGCGCTCTCCAGCAATGATGCCCCCGTTCAAATTGTGCTTAACAAGCGGGGAGAAACGGAAAAGCAGGGAGGCATCGATTTTGTCAACTGCCGCGTGGAAGATACCAAAAACCGTCCGGCGATCGCCGCGACCGGCAGAGATACCGGCTACACAGTGAAAAACCTTGCGGGAACAATAACGGTGAAAAATCCAAACGGCGCGAAGATGGATTTGGGCCCCATCACCGAAGAGATCGCTCTGAAAGTGAAGTAATGAAAAGCCTTGTTTAATCTCAGAATTCCTCGCAGCTTGCTGCGGGATTGGATCCCCCTGTCCTTTATAAAGGGGGGGCAACCGATATCAACGGCGTAGAATGGTTTTTCTATTTTATCCCCATTAGCAAGGGGGATGTCACCGAAGGTGACAGGGGGATCATCTTTATAACTTTGCCGCTCTGCTGCTTCTTTCATTTCACCGCAACATCGTTCACCTTTACCCGGCGCGCTTTACCGTCCGGTCCCTCGATGTTGAGAACGACTGTAAATGTCCCGGGTTTTTTGTATACATGGATGGGATTCTGCTCGGTGGAGGTTGCGCCGTCATCGAAATCCCAGAGCCAGGAAGTGATTTTCCCATACGAAAGATCTTTGAAAGCTACCATCCGGCGGTCCATATCCACCACCTTGAACGACCATTGCGCCTCGATGGGTTTGCGGAATTGCGGTTCCAGCGGCATTGGCCGGAAAGCGACCTGGCAGGAGGCATTGGAATCCATCCGCGTTTTGTGCGAAAGGTTCCAGAAACCGGTATAATTGCCCTCTTTGCTATCGTAGTCAAGGACCGACCACGAAAGCCCGATGTTCTTGTTTTCTTCCAGTTTCGATTCCACCGCCCCTTCCGGGCCGTCATAAGGGGCGTAATCGAATGGTGTGATCCAGAACTCAAGAATAAGATGGCCGCTCTCGCCTTCCTTGAAATTGTAAGAATAGGCGTGATTGGAGTAGGGGAGATCGCGGATCCACGGCTGGCAGCCCCAGACCATGGCCCAGTCTCTTCCCTCGCCGGGAGGAGTAAAAATGTGGTAATTCTGGGCGTGCACCCCTTTGAATCGGAAATGCGCTTCCATAGGATCCGCAATCTGGGGATTGTTGATGAAGTCGCCGCCGGAAAGGTCGCCGTCCACCACCACCTCGAAAATATCGCCGCGCTTATAGTACATGTTCCAGTAATTGTCATCCGCCTCATAGAGGAAATAGAGACGGTTCATTCCTTTCACCCAGCCAACTTTCACTTTTATCTTCAGGTCTTTCGGGTCGGGATTTCCGACATGACCCATGACCGTATCTTCAAGCTGATCGGAACCGAGGGCGTAGCTTTCCGGAACGATATTCCAGTCATCGGTCTTTCCGTCTATGCAGGGAATCTTGTCCGGCGGAAACTGAAAAATTTTAAACACCACATCCGGGCGTTCCAGCGCCGGGGCTTCGGTGCAGCCGAATAGAACGAGCATCAATGCAGCGGTCGCCATCCTGAGTACCATGAAAACATTCTCCTTTCAACGATATTTTTTAAATCTCTGAAAGCCTTTACAGGTATAAAGAAAAATATACAATTTTACAATGAAAAAGCATGGAAAATTTGTCGGTCTGCCTGTTTATCTTTAGAAAAAGGTTTTGATAGCAAATAATCCGGGAATCAGGTATATTCAGTTTTAATGAAGTAATGTAACTTAATATTTAGTGATTGCGCAAACAAGGGAGTTATTATGGGTAAAACAACGGGTCTGAGTATCCTGTGCTTTTTGTTATTATTGATGGCTTCATGCGGGAAAGAAAAGGGGAAAACCGAAACCGTTAAAAAAACGCCGGTTCAGA
Protein-coding sequences here:
- a CDS encoding metal ABC transporter permease yields the protein MIEALHYDFMQNALIAGVLVSLACGVIGSLVVVNRMVFISGGIAHSAYGGIGLAFLLGIPPLLGAGLFSLFIALIIGVLTLTSKYRTDSIIGALWAAGMAFGIICIDLSPGYSVDLMSYLFGSILTVPHADLWFALALDMVIILGVIILYKDFLALSYDAEYAALRGVKVRLLYFILLSISALTVVMTIRVVGLILVIALLTIPTYIAETFSRSLGGMMVYSFIASALFTFSGLWISYAFNITSGASIIMVATVVFFIFFGVNKVKEKRGKTAL
- a CDS encoding heparinase II/III family protein yields the protein MIMRLFFMSAAALLFSFYAFSAEPKDKTPDRIDFTLSDTFESGEINAWESYPIAEDPGFDPEICCVQEPTWKGSAYSLAKVIKPNDTDYPRDENLVGMTKKTRLWTGPQTELTVAAFLDGDRKAKELRIILYSSDGRRFVWSQAAPAANTWIPLRLQMTNFSAGNEKLTTGRLIEAVTVVASYGPVNPHRSYTLCIDDFVLTGQISRRFVAKEPSSTYLDKFFFTFLNRHFYRGEALSLNVQPEEGNRPLTLESVNATVYDSHQNAKAKNVPLESAGGGVWGSASLCRIGENDPAGRWKIEMNGVGTGGEFVHDELYFIVPEKRFTPQEHPRLFFSASELKVLKADKDPKRAKILEAALASARNSVARGSIDDIVEAKNPNLEFLDGGPFSPAWDYYRLWSRPGGIVRDVAASGAFLYALTGDVESGRKAKEFMLQFADFNAWMHPWFTSHHMYGYYPVGLWCYGMAIGYDLLYPLFTPQERVKIRLAMMEKAIIPHYRDHVLLNRKPSNITNHIGMNTTGIILGTLALLGEDPENPDMEPYLSGFLAKYKAHIDAAYRPDGSYAEPEGYAGTDSEDLVKCLDALERILGIDWTTTTNVKNVYLYAVFLGTANGRNCPAFGDGGRDWGFALRNLYLWLAHRTKDHIAIERYTWLTESGTFSPNYTFFDFLWYPDPTFPRAYFDSMVFPFSHWFWSKGNVVFRSGMDQDALIFAMKCGPHSNHYHLDQGTFWLLYNNETLLSEAGYVNYYTNLYYRSFYIQPIAHNTLLLNQYPESQRIADLDDEVHARNEFPRITSCFIGGINDVEGELSCVYKGRLSKYTRSFVYMGRYLVMYDDAASFNPERFTWVFNAEGKDTFKGSGSTVQIVRPKAGLRMEILTPEKLTRTIKPHPDRDGSLIMLTTPEPSKAEKFLAVLIPSREDNRVEHAAWKISRINWDGWTGVVVNRDSTIEQVLFRTAPGNGIISAVEWETDGDRMAISSDIKRGVYSLYIREATLLKKAGEAGETIMRSKERVSINLGYINRERNFIFGSADSKTASTLSLKVGWKPQKILLNDAVSKFEYDSKTGMAAFNLKAGTNGFWIQQ
- a CDS encoding DUF6067 family protein, yielding MRKINLFIFLICIFFIIPALSSGQSSVKLPEVSLVEKPSLSSFEAIPEKLARVQPPVPEGWREVPFEETAPDPVLTPQEKKQGFMLFQRLYMEPVYANTKPLAGERLRSLVAFAAPGEFEPLTLGVYPVRPLKNLRIIVSPLKSASAEIPASAVETRLVTCWNIRYPGYSSTDTWRHTPELLEKVTEHSSPSGECQRWWLKIHVPENARPGLYRGTVTVFDDGCEKAVAVPLLLRVLGFKLEKDPNKHFTAYYYDMYSVVPNSRSKDNPEWLEKAMANEYRTMVEYGFDMLPTGYLRADENGRAILRHPEMIGQMMQAGMKGPYPVTADAVVKQLYNKMSDGTVGAHWAISKMPPDEFYTRLTEVVKAFEKERKANGWPEFIYCPVDEVHVSARTFGMKVYAAMKAAGVRTYITKDPKSPDAADYAPSVDIWCSQPYSTPYEKVVSSQKYEYWCYPNHVAGEVKNPRVMCRGGRMTYGYGFWRSGYSTLIPWHWRWQSGPDPFDYLKGNTTSGCGQRIDDDGTVIPTAYWECFREGYDDARYIYTLENTIVRREGSTDPACRKLTLEGRKLLQGIWSSIRVQEKYMDDGLWASGDFDAWRWRMAALTEKLNAFPALNRNQAPSVLVGDTKAGAEEAAPVSSPGTTGEKDEILDLGDNNFARWKSGTTEGKTAVTDKESRHGGKCLKYEVLVDHNVDGGEGGKYPVGWPRLVMEFSEGELDLTRYDYLSFWLKVDSNRDEVADDSTPFSINLRSYPRGGSADMRMDIGDHQREWIPFRIPVTDLIGKSPSNSSPWKSLRTLQFGISEANYTHGARLVFYLDEISLVKLKTPRIRAVSAPLHIWANRPSLPVSFDLLGMAGVQPGSYTLRVSLLDSRDKPVASSVQDLEKPNRITLEAGALSPGNYQLRLEIRDKSGKVCSSLIRNVLGLDGPESVNN
- a CDS encoding metal ABC transporter ATP-binding protein; amino-acid sequence: MMNSIPVIELKNVWFSYNGETVFRSCEAATVLKDITFKVERNDFLAVIGPNGGGKTTLLKLILGMLQPKKGTVRVFGEDPAKRFHRSREAAIVHRLGYVTQDTSYNRDFPITVIDAALMGRLGHPKKLWRYTKTDREIAQHALETVDMGAFRSRRIGSLSGGQRQRVFIARTLASEPDILLLDEPTASIDIEGQQKIYDILKKLNENMTILVVSHDLNILLGIAKSVAHVNTTLFVHNAPIMSSEMLGKLTGISLEHFCPVELLGEQADRQLHRSGEEYTP
- a CDS encoding zinc ABC transporter substrate-binding protein; its protein translation is MTLTRYIAGILLFSAVSILNGLPSWCAEAPVQAAVSIAPQKYFVEKIGGAHVAVTVMVPPGVEPHTYEPKPREVLALSRARVYFAIGAPFEYAWLPRFKSTNPRLLIVHTEENVPRIPLAQEEYHELVRAETPESGMDIHIWLSPPLVKIQAQSIFDGLAKIDPAHIEEYRANLTRFNAEIDSLDADLKKLFYGRQQAKSPLPPLLRGENGKFMVFHPAWAYFAQAYGLKEIPIEIAGKEPKPSELMKLIKLAREQKITVIFVQPQFSARSARTIADAIHGRLVYADPMAENWAKNLRTAAEEFKAALR